The following DNA comes from Paenibacillus crassostreae.
TGAGTGATGAGAATTCATTCCACACATCCTCAAGAGGCGTGATCTTAGCAGCAATCGCTTCCTGCTCGAAGTATGCTGGCTGCAAATACTCACCAAGGTATGTTCGACCACTTAACGTAGGTATTTTACCGAGAATCGTTTTGAGCAATGTAGACTTACCTACACCATTACACCCAACGATCGCAATTTTATCGCCCCGTTCAATCACCATACTCATCTTAGGCAATAGTGGATGACTATAACCAATTTCGAAATCAATACCTTCGAATACTGTCTTAGAACTTGCTCTTGATTCCTTAAAGTGGAATGTAGGCTTGGCAGCTTCCTCTGGTTTTTCAATTCGATCCAATCGACCTAGTTGTTTCTCACGACTCTTCGCCTGTTTAGAAGTAGAAGCACGTGCTTTATTCCGCGCGATAAAGTCTTCCTGCTTCTTAATAAGTTCTTGCTGTCTCTCATATGCGTCAATATGCTGACTCTTATTCATATCAGCCATCTCAAGAAATTTCTCATAATTGGCTGTATATCTAGTTAATTTAGTAAATTCCAAATGATAGATGATATTCACTATTTGATTCATGAAATCTGTATCATGAGAAATCAAGATAAAGGCATGTGGGTAATTCTTCAAATACTGTGTCAACCACTCAATATGCTCTACATCTAGATAGTTCGTAGGTTCGTCAAGTAATAGCACAGTTGGTTTCTCAAGCAGTAACTTCGCAAGTAATACCTTCGTCCGCTGTCCACCACTTAAAGAAGTTACATCGCGATCTAAACCAATAGCATTAAGTCCTAGCCCTTGGCTCATTTCTTCAACTTTAACATCAAGCATATAGAAATCACCGATATCTAACTGTTCTTGAATATCACCCATTTGTTCAAGTAATACTTCTAACTCTTCTGGTGTTGCTTCACCCATCTTGTTCGTAATCTCTGTCATTTCCTTCTCAAGTTCAAGAAGAGGTAAAAAAGCATCTTTGAGCACATCACGAATAGTTTTACCTGGAGTCAACTTGGTATGCTGATCTAAGTAACCAAAATGAACTCGAGGAGTCCATTCCACTTTTCCACTGTCTTTAAGAAGTTTACCCGTTAAAATATTCATCATTGTTGATTTACCAACTCCATTGGCACCAACAATACCTACGTGTTCCCCTTCTAACAAACGGAAAGAAACATCTTTAAACAACGTACGCCCTCCGAAGTTGTGGGAGAGATCCTCTACAGTTAATAAACTCATTTCTAATCTCTAACTCCTATCTATTGTAAAAATCATGTTATCTCTAATAGCCGGCCAACAAAATTTGATTATAACATAAATAGAAGGTTCACCGATAGAAGAAAATTTTGTACATATTATTTATCCCAATGTTAAATCTGCGCTACAAAAAGAGCCTCCCAAGAGGGAGACCACTGAAAAAGTCCAGAAATAGTTATTAGTGAGTTCCATTTATCTCAAAATCATCATATGAGGATTGATTACCATCATAGTAGACTACATCACCATCTTGCAGCATGTACTGAACACCATACGGATCAGTCACTACACGATCTCTCACCCCATCTGTTCCATCAAATCCTTCCATGTCCCACCACTGATTATCTAATGGTGCATGGATATATTGAAGATGCGGATGGTTAATGTCAGCATTTCGGATGGTCTCAATATTGAAATTAACGGATATATACCCATTACGTAAGAAAATTGGCGATTTTTCATCTAGTCTGTTAGCTCTGCCATAAGAGGCTAAGTCAGTTCCTTTTTCAACAACATAGACAGCTGCTGGCAAACTATATTCTCCATACCACTGTTGTATTGAAGCATTCGTTCTAGCAGGGCTAGCACTAGCATTTCCAGGTCTGCTGAATGTGTTTATAAATGTACGTAGTGGGGATGGAAGGAGTTGTATATCATATCCACCTACATACGTAGCTTCTGTTGCTCTTTTTTGGAAAGCAGATAAATACTGGGATCTTGTTATTGACCAACCTATATTCATATCGTATATCGTGCCTGCAGTGTTGACAATGTCTGTAACTGGAACATTACGTAAGCGCGTATTAAGAGTTATATTTCGACGTTCCTGATCAGATGCTGATCCGATTTTCACAAACTTTTCAGTATCCGAATGATAGTAAAGATCTACTTCTATTCTTTTGGCGGGAGTTGTTGCATTCTTGTCTTGGAAATAAAACGTCGGTGTGATCCGAATCGCATCCTTATCTCCGAACATATTCCCTTTACTCTTCAGATCAAATTTAAAATGATAACCCGTTTTGACAGACATGGTCTTGTAACTAGCAACTGGATGACTTCCGCGGAGAATAGGTAGAACATACGGAGCCAATGATCCGTTGGGATCACTATCTATTCCCTTTGAGCCAACTGTATATGATATACCCTTAGAGGTACTATTTCCCCTAGATGTTCGAAATACGGCTTCCCAGTTAGGATCGGCAATATCCGTTATACGGAAATCATATAATCTACCAATCACTTCTACGGGGACAGTATCTGTAGCAACATGGTTATCTAAGTTGAGATTTGCTTCCGATTCGGTAGTGAAGCCTGCTGATGGAGAATTCTCTGCAAAAGTTCTAAAGTAAACGGTATAATTCCCTTCATCTACCCACACAGGAGTATAGAACGCTGTAGTTAATTGATTTACGGGAATTGTGATCCAAGTATCTTTTGGATAAAATATAGATTTGTCAGATGAATAGACATCAAATTCAAATCGCACCTGTTTCGTCTTAATATATTTAGCGAAATCTCGATTTCCATATCCGGGAATGTTTCGATGTTGACCACTTGTTGGAATGGTAACCGTAAATGGTCGATCCAGAATAAAAGCTCTCCGCGAGTAGTTTGGAACCGTTTTTTGATTATGTGCAACATCATCCGATGCATCTGCATAAACAACCGTAGGTGTATGAACAGTTACAGTATTGATAGGATCAACTGGAAACTGTTTATCAGATCCCCCATTAATGTTCTGTGGAAGCAACTTATAATAAATCGTTCCAGTACTTATTGTATTAAGTTTGTTCAGTAAAGAATTTGAGATCAGAAGTGCATTTTTGTATAAAACTCGGTTGTTTATCATGGTTGGATTAGGAATCTTCGAAGGTGTTGGACCCGTTTTAACGACTTCTGTATCATCCATTATTTTTTGCCCATTAAAATCTACTTTATCATTTTTCACTAAAGGATCATCTGTTTGGCCTTCAGCCATACCTTTGAGAAGGCCCGTATCATCTGGTGGAGAGGGTCTGGAAGTCCCACCTATAACATCTGGTGGACTATAATCAATTCCTCCTGTTTCTTGTGCTTTAACATGATCTTCAACCGTATCACTATGTGAAGAAATGAGAGCCGGCGGGGTATAATTCGATGGTGTTAGTGTTACCTCACCATTCGGTATTGCATAGTTTCTCATGATTGATTTTTCGATTTCGTAGACTTCTAAATTTTTAATATTCCAGTAGGAGTAATCTTTTGTAAAGGTAAATGAGTAAGATTTCGATTCATTGTCTGACTTTTCAATGGGAGCCACTGGAACCGGTTTACCATCAGGACCTGGTACTGGTGGTTGGGGCTCTTTCCATTTCAGAACGTATTCTACATTTACGTTACAGGAGTAAGTGATTTTCCCTGCTAAATTTGCAAACGTATGTTGGAACAAATAATTGTAGCCTATTGTATTGGCATATAGGTTTTCAGAGGTAGGGATACCTTTTCCTACGTCAAAGCTATAAGGTGCGTTGTTCGGATCATCTGCTTTAACTTCTCCTGATGAAGCCGGACTCATAACACTTGTTTGTGGTGCAGAGACTTCTGATGGTGAACCAATGCTTGCAGTGCAAGATCCTATTCCACCACCAGGATTGGTTGGTACACCTGGATCTGGTCCTGGTATGGTGGTACCATCGTCATCCTTTGTATAAACTTCATATTCGTCCGGATACCGATAGGTAAAGGATTTGATGTCGAAAGTATATTTAGCAAAATAATACATCATAGCTGCGGACCCATTTCCACCTAATAAAACTCTGACTCCTTCATGATCATAGTTTTGAGTAAACCTAATTTTTACTGTATTTAAATCGGTTACTTCCATTCCAGTTAGAACTGTCGAATCATCAACTACGCCACTTGCTTCTGAACCTACTACGGTTTCTCCATCAAGAACCTTTATATTAATATCAGGTTGAAACGGGTTGAAAGAGCCCAAATTTTCAGAATCAATGTAGGTGGTAGCAAAACTACCATAATCAACAGGACCAATGCTTTCATATGCCTTGTTTCTACTATATGGCAGGTTCATGTATACTATTTTCCCCGGCCATTTATCTTTAACAACGCCATTAAATTCCTCACTGCCAGTA
Coding sequences within:
- a CDS encoding ABC-F family ATP-binding cassette domain-containing protein, which produces MSLLTVEDLSHNFGGRTLFKDVSFRLLEGEHVGIVGANGVGKSTMMNILTGKLLKDSGKVEWTPRVHFGYLDQHTKLTPGKTIRDVLKDAFLPLLELEKEMTEITNKMGEATPEELEVLLEQMGDIQEQLDIGDFYMLDVKVEEMSQGLGLNAIGLDRDVTSLSGGQRTKVLLAKLLLEKPTVLLLDEPTNYLDVEHIEWLTQYLKNYPHAFILISHDTDFMNQIVNIIYHLEFTKLTRYTANYEKFLEMADMNKSQHIDAYERQQELIKKQEDFIARNKARASTSKQAKSREKQLGRLDRIEKPEEAAKPTFHFKESRASSKTVFEGIDFEIGYSHPLLPKMSMVIERGDKIAIVGCNGVGKSTLLKTILGKIPTLSGRTYLGEYLQPAYFEQEAIAAKITPLEDVWNEFSSLTQSEVRSHLARVGLKNEHITRPLSMLSGGEQAKVRICKLMMREANWILFDEPTNHLDIIAKAELKRALTEFKGTIVLVSHEPEFYEDWVTKEWNVEEWASKTK
- a CDS encoding DUF5704 domain-containing protein, translated to MFNKKKLTSISMVLLILLTSLNALFSVPSNAAGTETLFKTENIEYNAVDTLRSHQSVFYKKKVITTKPIVVDAGPGKIITKIVLKKDGQALPPITVNARTYNNTLNLNGEAVPVKSIENTPNGTWIAWSRSIAGTSWIPGISVNDWGIIGNSNTGSEEFNGVVKDKWPGKIVYMNLPYSRNKAYESIGPVDYGSFATTYIDSENLGSFNPFQPDINIKVLDGETVVGSEASGVVDDSTVLTGMEVTDLNTVKIRFTQNYDHEGVRVLLGGNGSAAMMYYFAKYTFDIKSFTYRYPDEYEVYTKDDDGTTIPGPDPGVPTNPGGGIGSCTASIGSPSEVSAPQTSVMSPASSGEVKADDPNNAPYSFDVGKGIPTSENLYANTIGYNYLFQHTFANLAGKITYSCNVNVEYVLKWKEPQPPVPGPDGKPVPVAPIEKSDNESKSYSFTFTKDYSYWNIKNLEVYEIEKSIMRNYAIPNGEVTLTPSNYTPPALISSHSDTVEDHVKAQETGGIDYSPPDVIGGTSRPSPPDDTGLLKGMAEGQTDDPLVKNDKVDFNGQKIMDDTEVVKTGPTPSKIPNPTMINNRVLYKNALLISNSLLNKLNTISTGTIYYKLLPQNINGGSDKQFPVDPINTVTVHTPTVVYADASDDVAHNQKTVPNYSRRAFILDRPFTVTIPTSGQHRNIPGYGNRDFAKYIKTKQVRFEFDVYSSDKSIFYPKDTWITIPVNQLTTAFYTPVWVDEGNYTVYFRTFAENSPSAGFTTESEANLNLDNHVATDTVPVEVIGRLYDFRITDIADPNWEAVFRTSRGNSTSKGISYTVGSKGIDSDPNGSLAPYVLPILRGSHPVASYKTMSVKTGYHFKFDLKSKGNMFGDKDAIRITPTFYFQDKNATTPAKRIEVDLYYHSDTEKFVKIGSASDQERRNITLNTRLRNVPVTDIVNTAGTIYDMNIGWSITRSQYLSAFQKRATEATYVGGYDIQLLPSPLRTFINTFSRPGNASASPARTNASIQQWYGEYSLPAAVYVVEKGTDLASYGRANRLDEKSPIFLRNGYISVNFNIETIRNADINHPHLQYIHAPLDNQWWDMEGFDGTDGVRDRVVTDPYGVQYMLQDGDVVYYDGNQSSYDDFEINGTH